From a region of the Latilactobacillus sakei genome:
- a CDS encoding rhomboid family intramembrane serine protease produces MKVNHNKDWRAIPFVAYALIIMNVLYFGLMFVAPMLWAQGITSVQGLLAGGVVPFLMASINHISFLSLLMDCVILYFVGSQLESLIGHWRLLAIYVLSSLASLITKGLFLGTGSQTITAGLAVLGIFGGFLMLGDAFKDNPVFGQIARQYWLFLFLTAGLQFVVNRNAMYGMVGGILGGFLSSMALGAPRIGKINPLNRVVSGLVYVITLILFVYLGINR; encoded by the coding sequence ATGAAAGTAAATCACAACAAAGATTGGCGGGCAATACCATTTGTCGCCTATGCTTTGATTATCATGAATGTCCTTTATTTTGGGTTAATGTTCGTTGCACCAATGCTTTGGGCGCAAGGGATTACTTCAGTACAAGGCTTATTAGCAGGTGGGGTGGTCCCATTTTTAATGGCTTCCATTAACCATATTAGTTTTTTGAGCCTCTTAATGGATTGTGTTATTTTATATTTTGTCGGCAGCCAATTAGAATCTTTAATTGGTCATTGGCGCTTATTGGCAATCTATGTGCTCAGTAGTTTAGCAAGTTTGATCACAAAAGGCCTTTTCCTAGGAACCGGTTCGCAAACGATTACAGCGGGTTTAGCCGTTCTAGGAATTTTTGGTGGTTTTTTAATGCTGGGTGATGCGTTCAAAGATAATCCCGTTTTTGGTCAAATTGCGCGCCAATATTGGTTATTCCTATTTTTGACAGCCGGATTACAATTTGTCGTTAATCGCAATGCAATGTATGGGATGGTTGGCGGTATTTTAGGTGGCTTTTTAAGTAGTATGGCACTTGGCGCACCACGTATCGGAAAAATTAACCCGCTAAACCGTGTGGTTAGTGGGTTAGTTTACGTCATTACCCTTATTTTATTTGTCTACTTGGGTATTAATCGTTAA